TTGCGCCCCATCTGTTTGTTGAAAATCATCCATCAACCGTTGATAGGTCGCGCCCGCATTCTTGAGTTCGAAAGGTATGGTTTTGTAACAAAAATTGGCCTTCTTGCCATAGAAAGCTGTTTTGGATTCATCCTCTATATGCAGCCTGATCTGATTGTACCCTGAGTATGCGTCCATCAAGCTTAGCAAGGCGTGACCTGAAGCTCCATCGACAAGCTTGTCGATGCTTGGGAGCGGGTAGGGATCTTTGGGGCAGTTCTTGTTTAAGTTCGtataatccgtgcacattctcCATTTACCATTTGCCTTTTTTACCATCACGGCattcgccaaccatgttgggTATTTAATTTCACTTATGAATCCCGCCTCCAGCATCTTGTTCGTTTCTTGGCGGATTCCCTTTATTTTCTCCTCacccatttttcttttcttttgtgtgaCCCCCTTCGCGCCCTGGGTGACGGCAAGTTGATGGAAAATAAAGTTTGGGTCGATTCCAGGCACATCCTTAATTGACCAAGTGAAAAAATCTAAGTTTTCGCTAAGGAGTTTCGCCAGACGAGTCTCCTGATCCTAACTCAGAGCGGTCTCGACCTTAAGCACGCGTCCCGCTACATTTATAGGTCCTTGAGTGACTCCACTGGTTGCGCGACCTCTTCCCTCAAATCATCCTTGGGGTCCAAGAACGGGTCATTGTCGGGACCAACTTCGAAGATTCGATGGCCCTCTTTGGCCCCCTTTTCTCCAAAAATGCTATAAAGCTCGAGACTCTTTTCATAACACCTTCTCGCAGCCGCTTGATCCACCTTCACCACTCCCACCTTTCCAGTGCTGAGTGGATACTTTACTGTCAGGTGCGCCGTAGAGATGCACGCTACGATCTTGATCAAGGTCCTTTGCCCtatgatgacattgtaggacGAGACACAGGAAATGACTAGGTACTTGACTTGAACCCGCTTCACGTTCTCGCCTCTCCCGAAAATATTTTCAAGCTCCAGCCATCCTCGCGCAGCCACATTCTCACTAGCAAAACCGACTAGGCTTCCACTGTAAGGCTTTAGACTGGCGGAATCTAGCTTTACCTTTTCAAaagcatctccataaatgacaTTCGTTGAACTTCCTTGATCCAGCAACACTCGCCCAGTGTCATACCCCCCTATCCTCAACAAAACTACTATTGGATCATCTTCGTGTGGAGCTATTCCCTCGAAATCCTTTGGTGTGAAAGTGATGTTTGGGTGATCAAAGCCATGTTGCCCAACATGCACCGAGTTGACCATGCACGAATACCTCTTTCGGGCTGATACATTTTCGCCAGTGGCGGAAGCACAGGGGTGACTTCCCTGTGCTTAGTCACCCCTGGCTTCCTAACATTTCTAAGGGAAAAAAATTGAAGCTGAATGTAGTCACCCCATGGGACATTAGACATAGCATGTGAGTGAGTGGACATAGCATGGGACACGACACCTCTTCTTTTCTTATATCTATTTCAGCAGGTCTGCACGTGAGCACCTagtcttatattttttttcttcttttaataaCACATATGTGGGTCCCACACACTAGTACAATTTAAAACAAAGACActacaatttaaaaataaagaaacagaAGCGTGGTTAACAGAGAAGGAAAAAACAAGGGAAAAGGCCAAAGGCAAAGAGAATAAAACTTCATTGTCTAATTGGATTTAAGACATTGAAGAAACAACTCAAACAAAGCAAGAAAGAACAAGAGATTTTGCTGGTACAACATTTAGAACCTCTCTATAATCTACTTTCTTTCTTGCTATTACTTTTTCATATATCACTTTTTATGGAAATTCAAATTTTCATGTGTTCAAACTCAAATTTATTGGTTCAATTCTCttttttgttgcttaattgGTCTGATTATATGAGATTGAATTTGTGGTGCTTGTGTTTTGCTtgaaaaaaaagtgataaaatATATGCACACCAAGTGTTTGTAAAAAGTCCCCTTTAAGATTTAGCCTTCAATAAAGAGTTTTTGATTTCGTTGCTTCCTTCTTGTTATGTTATTGCtttaatttgttgttttttgaTGAATTTGTTAGTGTTAATTGTTTATTTGAATGTTAAGAAAAAGATTAAATATAGAAAGAACTTCGAAGTTATAATCAAAGTCATGTATTGTGTTATTATAATCAATTTTGTTCCACTAGTGATCAATTTACtatataattcattttttatttgcaCATTCTATTGTTTTACTcaaattgtttattttattagcttgaaaaatgaagaagaagaaaactattgattttttctttaagagaaaagagagagatgaTGAACAAGCACAACCTTCACTTGTTTCACCAACTTCAATAGATATTAATGTTTCAAATATCGTTGAAGTTGGACAACCAACACAATCAACCGTAGAGCAACTTGTCCAACCACCTCCTTCAAAAGCTTTGAGGATTGAACAAGAAAGAATGAATATTGATGCTTTGATTCGTGATCCTGGAAAGCGTCCAAGAATTTTGGATTATCCTGTTAATCAACAAGATGAAATTAGAAGAGCATATATAAAGTTTGGACCGTATCAATTTTTGATGGATGAATATCCATTTTCTGGTATGTACTCTACattctctatttttctttttattaatatcatattaACATCTcttattatttctatttttagTAATTAACTATTATTATTCTCTCTTACAGTTTTTCAAGATCAACATCGTCGATTTCAAGCTCGTTGGTTTGAAACTTTTCCTTGGTTAGAGTACTCGCCTGAAATGGATGCTTGTTATTGCTTTCCTTGctatttattttctaaaaaatcaAGTCCTTTCACTTcaaaaggatttagaaattggaGAAAAGTAAATAGTGGAAAAGATTGTTCTTTTTTAACTCATGTAGGAGACGGTCCTAATTCATCTCATAATGTTGCTCTTAAATGTTGTGAAGATTTCAAAAATCAGTATTGTCATATTGATAAAGTTCTATCAAAGCAAACTTCACAAAAAATTTCATGTAATCGCATGCGTCTTAAAGCTTCTGTGGATGCCGTTAAATGGCTGACATTTCAAGCTTGTGCTTTTAGAGGGCATGATGAAAGTGTGAGATCTAAAAATCGGGGCAATTTTATAGAGATGATAAAACTTTTGGCTTCTTATAATAGAGAAGTAGATGAAGTTGTCTTGGAAAATGCCCCTCAAAATGCAAAGTACACATCACCCACTATTCAAAAAGAAATCTTACATATTTTTGCAAGGAAGGTGCAAAGTGATATTCGTAAAGAGATTGGTGATGCAAAATTTTGTTTACTTGTTGATGAAGCTCGTGATGAATCTAAGAGGGAGCAAATGACTCTTGTCATTAGATTTGTTGACATGAATGGATATGTTAAGGAGCGTTTCTTGGATATGATACATGTGAGAGATACTACTTCACATACTCTTAAGGAAGGAATTTGTTCTATATTATCTCACCATAATCTCAACATTAAAAGTGTTCGGGGCCAAGGATATGATGGGGCTAGTAATATGCGTGGAGAGTGGAATGGTTTACAAGCTTTGATCCTTAAAGAATGTCCTCATGCATATTATGTACATTGTTTTGCTCATCAGTTACAACTTGCTCTCGTTGCTTCGGCTAAAGAAGTAGTTGATGTTCATGCTTTTTATCAAAACTTGAATATGATTGTCAATGTTGTAGGTTCTTCTTGTAAACGCAATGATGAGTTGCAAGCTGCTTATGCAAATGAAATTTCACATTTAGTTGCAAATGATGAGATTGAAACAGGAAGGGGGGCAAATCAAATAGGCACACTACAAAGACCCGGTGACACTAGATGGAGTTCCCACTTAAATTCAATAACCCATCTTTTACGATTGTATAATGCAACAACTACGGTTCTTGAAGACTTGGCCATTGAAGGATCTACTTATTCTCAACGAGGTGATGCCACTTATGCTTTCAAATCATTGATGTCATTTGAATTTGTTTTCATTTAACACTTAATGAAAGAACTTATGGGAATTTGTGACAAACTTTGTCAAGCTTTACAAAAAAAGACTCAAGACATCTTGAATGTTATTTGTTTGGTGTCTACCACaaaatcattaattcaagagtTAAGGGATTTTGGTTGGGATTCTCTTCTACAAAATGTTAGATCTTTTTGTGATAGTCGATCTATTGATGTTCCAGACATGTGCTCTTCTTTCTCTGACATAATTC
This is a stretch of genomic DNA from Lotus japonicus ecotype B-129 chromosome 1, LjGifu_v1.2. It encodes these proteins:
- the LOC130744830 gene encoding uncharacterized protein LOC130744830, whose protein sequence is MKKKKTIDFFFKRKERDDEQAQPSLVSPTSIDINVSNIVEVGQPTQSTVEQLVQPPPSKALRIEQERMNIDALIRDPGKRPRILDYPVNQQDEIRRAYIKFGPYQFLMDEYPFSVFQDQHRRFQARWFETFPWLEYSPEMDACYCFPCYLFSKKSSPFTSKGFRNWRKVNSGKDCSFLTHVGDGPNSSHNVALKCCEDFKNQYCHIDKVLSKQTSQKISCNRMRLKASVDAVKWLTFQACAFRGHDESVRSKNRGNFIEMIKLLASYNREVDEVVLENAPQNAKYTSPTIQKEILHIFARKVQSDIRKEIGDAKFCLLVDEARDESKREQMTLVIRFVDMNGYVKERFLDMIHVRDTTSHTLKEGICSILSHHNLNIKSVRGQGYDGASNMRGEWNGLQALILKECPHAYYVHCFAHQLQLALVASAKEVVDVHAFYQNLNMIVNVVGSSCKRNDELQAAYANEISHLVANDEIETGRGANQIGTLQRPGDTRWSSHLNSITHLLRLYNATTTVLEDLAIEGSTYSQRGDATYAFKSLMSFEFVFI